One Thermofilum pendens Hrk 5 DNA segment encodes these proteins:
- a CDS encoding glycosyltransferase: MTSEPSALLGAVAPPGLLPEAFYLLLDALSLLTLAGILAWSAYHAPIIVAGLLAPRGSGDDPGNGLPRVTVIVPSKDEGRRVERCLNAILSSDYPLEKLEVIVVDASSDGYVEEIVRRAGERYPGAVRLIREEEPRGKPAALNRALREATGEVVAVFDADSVPERDAIRRAVKHLEEPGVAAVQGKTLVLNERESVLARVASKEEKAWFHALIRGRERLGLFVPLTGSCQFVKRSALEEVGGWREDALAEDLELSMDLLARGYRVKYANDVVSWQEAPTSLRSLAVQRNRWYRGYMEAFARHLRLALAGRRGLDAAILSAGPYLMALSLLAVAAWLASTALPHVNHFSTPAALVAALNAVSLFSVSVALALSERPVSAKNLAWVPVIYAYWFTLSAVALHALAEIILRRPRVWRRTPKPI; this comes from the coding sequence ATGACGTCGGAGCCGTCAGCGCTACTCGGAGCCGTAGCCCCTCCGGGATTGCTCCCGGAAGCCTTCTACCTGCTTCTAGACGCCCTCTCCCTCCTCACCCTCGCGGGCATACTCGCGTGGTCCGCCTACCACGCCCCCATAATCGTCGCCGGGCTACTAGCCCCCCGGGGCAGCGGGGACGACCCGGGGAACGGGCTTCCCAGGGTGACAGTCATAGTGCCGTCGAAGGACGAGGGGAGGCGCGTCGAGCGTTGCCTCAACGCTATCCTATCCTCGGACTACCCCCTGGAGAAGCTCGAAGTGATAGTCGTCGACGCCAGCTCGGACGGGTACGTCGAGGAGATAGTGCGGAGAGCCGGAGAAAGGTACCCGGGCGCGGTCAGGTTGATAAGGGAGGAGGAGCCCCGCGGGAAGCCCGCCGCGCTGAACAGGGCGCTTAGGGAGGCGACGGGGGAGGTCGTAGCGGTGTTCGACGCGGACAGCGTCCCCGAGAGGGACGCCATAAGGCGCGCCGTGAAGCACCTCGAGGAGCCGGGGGTCGCCGCGGTCCAGGGGAAGACGCTGGTACTCAACGAGCGCGAATCGGTGCTCGCGAGGGTAGCCTCCAAGGAGGAGAAGGCCTGGTTCCACGCGCTCATACGCGGGAGGGAGAGGCTCGGGCTCTTCGTACCGCTCACCGGGAGCTGCCAGTTCGTTAAGAGGAGCGCGCTCGAGGAGGTCGGGGGGTGGAGGGAGGACGCCCTCGCGGAGGACCTGGAGCTATCGATGGACCTCCTCGCCAGGGGCTACAGGGTGAAGTACGCGAACGACGTCGTCTCCTGGCAGGAGGCGCCGACCTCGCTGAGGAGCCTCGCCGTGCAGAGGAACAGGTGGTATAGGGGGTACATGGAGGCATTCGCGAGGCACCTGCGCCTCGCCCTCGCGGGCAGGAGGGGGCTGGACGCCGCCATCCTCTCGGCGGGGCCCTACCTGATGGCGCTCAGCCTCCTAGCGGTGGCCGCCTGGCTCGCCTCGACGGCTTTGCCCCACGTAAACCACTTCTCGACACCCGCCGCCCTCGTCGCCGCGCTGAACGCCGTGTCCCTCTTCTCGGTCAGCGTCGCCCTCGCGCTCAGCGAGAGGCCCGTAAGCGCGAAGAACCTAGCCTGGGTCCCGGTTATCTACGCGTACTGGTTCACGCTCTCCGCGGTCGCCCTCCACGCCCTCGCCGAGATAATCCTGAGAAGGCCGCGCGTCTGGAGAAGGACTCCGAAGCCCATATAA
- a CDS encoding transcriptional regulator codes for MNKDQLVGTAIMLASIAGILVYGWILFFTQWSLLLLQLTGFVAVAGVLGILAWIGFTLATTPPPKPIEEIEKEIEEELKKLEAEEKKEEKQ; via the coding sequence ATGAACAAGGACCAGCTCGTAGGCACGGCTATAATGCTCGCCTCTATCGCCGGGATACTGGTCTACGGGTGGATCCTCTTCTTCACCCAGTGGTCCCTCCTCCTACTCCAGCTCACGGGCTTCGTTGCTGTAGCCGGGGTCCTCGGGATACTCGCCTGGATAGGCTTCACGCTTGCCACTACTCCCCCTCCTAAGCCGATAGAGGAGATAGAGAAGGAGATAGAGGAGGAGCTCAAGAAGCTAGAAGCCGAGGAGAAAAAAGAGGAAAAGCAGTAG
- a CDS encoding DUF2283 domain-containing protein: MEEAADVKVRVYYAPELDTLDLWLDEPGRESFSEPLNDNIVLKLDERREVIGLEIVSLGSLTREDVQVIPEGVRRVLLEALKRLYSRTLARLEA, translated from the coding sequence GTGGAGGAGGCGGCAGACGTGAAGGTACGCGTCTACTACGCTCCGGAGCTCGACACCCTGGACCTGTGGCTGGACGAGCCCGGAAGGGAGAGCTTCTCGGAGCCTCTGAACGACAACATCGTCCTGAAGCTCGACGAGAGGAGAGAGGTCATAGGCTTGGAGATAGTGTCTCTGGGGAGCTTGACCCGCGAGGACGTGCAGGTAATACCGGAAGGCGTGAGGAGGGTCCTGCTGGAGGCGCTGAAGAGGCTCTACTCGAGGACCCTGGCTAGGCTCGAGGCCTAA
- the mntA gene encoding type VII toxin-antitoxin system MntA family adenylyltransferase antitoxin yields the protein MIVKERLARALEYIGLLKELRRRASPEALAGDYVVRGAVERYLHLAIEAVIDAGMRLCSLLRLGKPESYRDVARILRGAGMLSAASAGKLELWVGLRNVLVHGYARIDYGKLAEALGEVEELENIVYEIARSTENRGVDPPKAGKDAETIARVLSNRSNVVFAYIFGSRAKGQARCRSDIDVAVYTRGEASWKHLVELKNELEDALGLDVDLVHLNEAPLTLAYEVVSTGVLVLDRDSEARAEYEVKVLKQFLDMKPRLEEYYEELFRQRE from the coding sequence GTGATAGTTAAGGAGAGGCTGGCGCGCGCCCTGGAATACATAGGCTTGCTCAAAGAGCTGAGAAGGCGCGCCTCTCCCGAAGCCCTAGCCGGTGACTACGTTGTAAGAGGGGCTGTCGAGAGGTACCTCCACCTGGCGATCGAGGCCGTAATCGATGCAGGGATGAGGCTATGCTCCTTGCTGAGGCTCGGCAAGCCCGAGAGCTACCGCGACGTTGCCAGAATCCTTCGAGGAGCCGGCATGCTCAGCGCGGCGTCCGCCGGAAAGCTCGAGCTGTGGGTAGGGTTGAGGAACGTGCTCGTCCACGGCTACGCCAGGATAGACTACGGCAAGCTAGCCGAGGCTTTAGGCGAAGTCGAAGAGCTAGAAAACATAGTCTACGAGATCGCCAGGAGCACCGAAAACAGAGGGGTAGACCCCCCAAAGGCCGGGAAAGACGCGGAGACAATCGCCAGGGTGCTCAGCAACAGGAGCAACGTAGTCTTCGCCTATATATTCGGGTCACGCGCCAAGGGTCAGGCCCGCTGTCGTAGCGACATCGACGTAGCGGTGTACACGCGGGGCGAAGCCTCCTGGAAGCACCTCGTAGAGCTGAAAAACGAGCTCGAAGACGCGCTAGGCCTAGACGTGGACCTCGTACACCTAAACGAAGCTCCACTCACGCTAGCCTACGAGGTAGTCTCAACGGGCGTACTGGTTCTAGACAGGGATTCGGAGGCGAGAGCCGAGTACGAAGTCAAAGTCCTAAAGCAGTTCCTAGACATGAAGCCCAGGCTCGAAGAGTACTACGAAGAGCTATTCAGACAACGCGAGTAG
- a CDS encoding tropomyosin translates to MAEPVALAVLSTVISVAAASSSMAYWLGRKFEKINARLDRVEERLGGVEKRLEGVEGRLDKVEERLESVEENLGGVQERLTKAERRLADLEGRLSKVEGRLEALERRVDGVEKALGDVGERLDAVEARLSRVEGRLEGAESRLAGVEHGLEKVESRLSRVVKGFESHQEFLIDYLASEGVIKEKTALVVRAELRSVLSLLSNPLTKEEVEKLREYLEKDPGEFTMEEAEDFLRLARKAVEEHGDKYEVYKLHLYAALVRGWTRRRLAKAEEKGGNRCDS, encoded by the coding sequence TTGGCGGAGCCCGTAGCGCTCGCCGTCCTCTCGACCGTTATAAGCGTAGCGGCTGCCAGCTCCTCGATGGCCTACTGGCTCGGCAGGAAGTTCGAGAAGATTAACGCCAGGCTAGACAGAGTAGAGGAAAGACTTGGAGGGGTGGAAAAGAGGCTTGAAGGCGTAGAGGGAAGGCTCGACAAAGTGGAGGAGAGGCTTGAAAGCGTCGAGGAAAATCTTGGAGGAGTGCAGGAGAGGCTTACCAAGGCGGAGAGGAGGCTCGCCGACCTGGAGGGAAGGCTCAGCAAGGTAGAGGGGAGGCTCGAAGCGCTGGAGAGGAGGGTTGACGGCGTGGAGAAAGCACTGGGGGACGTGGGGGAAAGGCTGGACGCCGTCGAGGCGAGGCTATCGCGGGTCGAAGGGAGGCTCGAGGGGGCGGAGTCCAGGCTTGCAGGCGTCGAGCACGGGCTCGAGAAAGTTGAATCTAGGCTCTCAAGGGTAGTCAAGGGCTTCGAGTCTCACCAGGAGTTCCTCATAGACTACCTCGCCTCGGAGGGCGTTATAAAGGAAAAGACGGCGCTCGTCGTCCGCGCCGAGCTGAGGTCCGTGCTAAGCCTTCTCTCCAACCCCCTAACGAAGGAGGAGGTGGAGAAGCTGAGGGAGTACCTGGAGAAGGATCCAGGCGAGTTCACGATGGAAGAGGCGGAGGACTTCCTGAGGCTCGCCAGGAAGGCCGTGGAGGAGCACGGGGACAAGTACGAGGTCTACAAGCTCCACCTCTACGCCGCGCTCGTTAGGGGGTGGACGAGGAGGAGGCTTGCGAAAGCGGAGGAGAAGGGGGGTAACCGGTGTGATAGTTAA